In Spirochaeta isovalerica, the genomic window GGAGGACTGGGTCATGTCAATATCATGGCCAGTATGTTTTTCGGCGGAATCAGCGGATCGGCCATTGCCGATACAGCTGCCATCGGCGGGCTTATGGTGCCTCCCATGGTCGAGCAGAAATATCCCGCCCCTTATTCTGCTGCCGTAACGGCCAGTTCCGCTGTCATCGGAATCATTATCCCTCCCAGCATTCCCTTTATTTTCTTCGGAATTGTGACCAGCACGTCCATTGCCCGTCTTTTCCTGGGCGGGATAATTCCCGGTATACTCGTAGGACTGGCGCTTATGGTCACGACCTATATCACCAGTACGAAACACCGGTATGGCGTTGTCGGAGAAGGACAGAAGTTTTCCTTCCGTAAAGTCGGATCGTCTCTGAAAGAAGTCTGGCCGGCTCTGACACTCCCTTTCATCGTTGTCGGCGGCATACTGGGTGGTGTTTTCACTGCAACGGAAGCGGGTGCTGTTTCCGCCGTCGTAGCTTTGTTTCTCGGGCTTTTTTACTATAAGGAAATCAAGCTCAAAGATCTTCCCGGTATCCTTCTGGCTTCGGCCCGGACAACAGCTATTGTTCTCTTTCTGTGCGGTATGGCAATGGTCTCCGCCTGGCTTCTGACCCGTGCTCATGTTCCGACTGATCTGGCCAGGCTCCTGACAAGCCTTACCCAGTCGAAGATTGTGATCCTGCTTATGGCCAACCTTCTGCTCTTCCTCATCGGGTTCATTATGGATCTCATTCCGGCCATTCTCATACTGGCCCCCATTCTGACTCCCGTAATGGTTCAGGTCGGCATCGACCCCGTTTACTTCGGCGTCATTATGTCTATCAACCTGGGAATCGGTCTTATCACACCGCCCGTCGGGACGGTTCTCTATGTCGCATCCGGCGTAGCTAATGTGAAACTGGAAAAACTGGTAACATCCCTGATTCCCTTTCTCATCACATTGCTCATCGTGCTCGTGGTGCTCATACTATTCCCCGGTCTCGTTATGTTTATTCCCGATTTGTTCTATTAAGGGGCAGATAAGATACCGGAAAATCTGATAAATTGGATTTTCCGGTTCGACCAGCCTATTTTGATTCTGATGATTTTTCTGCCTGGCTGATCGGCTTTCCGGTGAAAAATCCGCTTGGCCTGCAGTCCTGCCCCGGCGACAATGGCACGGAAAATTTAAAAAGAAGTCTTATAGGGAGTATGGCTGTTGATTGTGAAAAAAGCGGCTTTGATAATAATTGTCCCGGTTCTCTTTTTCGGTGCCCTTTTTGTTTTCCGGACTTCCGTCCGAGGGGAAACCGGCGGCACATCATCGGATGAAGTCTCCCCGGAATTCAACTGGAGGAGCCAGAGCGGTACAAAACTGAATGTCATGCTCAATCTCCACCCCTGGGTGGAAATCATCGAACCGATTCTGCCGGAATTCGAGGCTCTGACCGGAATCGATGTGGAGATCAGCATTTATCCGGAAGACCAGCTGCGGGCCAAGAGAAAAATCGAGATGGTGTCCGGTGTCTCCGATGTCGATGTCTTTATGATTATGCCCGGCCATTCCCTTACGCTATACGAAAGATCGGGATGGATTTCTTCTCTCGATGATTTGATCGATGATCCGACTCTCACTAATCCGGACTTCAGGAAAGATGACTTCTTTCCCGCTGCTCTCGAAGCGGGACGGCGCCATGAGAGCCAGTACGCCATCCCCGTTTTAATGGAGACGTCGCTTCTGGCCTACAACAGAGAAATCCTGGAAAAATACGGCATACATGAACCTCCCTCAACTCTGGACGAGCTTGAAAATACGGCCCGGAAAATATACAGCGAATCCAACGGTGAAATCTACGGTATAACCATGCGCGGCAAAAGAGCTTCGGCCACTTCCCAGTGGATCGACTTCCTCCGGGGGTTCGGCGGCGACTGGCTGGAAGGGGATCGCTCGGGTATGGGGTCCCGGGAGGCCATTCTGGCGACCGCCTATTATGGCAGGCTTTTGCGGCTCTATGGTCCAAAAAGCGCTCCGAGCAACGGATGGTATGAAAGCATCTCCATTTTTATGGAGGGACGGGCCGCCATGATATATGACGCCAGCGTTTTCAAAATCCACTACGAAGACAGTTCGTCTTCCGAAATTGCCGGTAAGGTGGGTTACTCTCTTATCCCGGAAGGACCGGCGGGAACAACACCCCATATTTCCACCTGGGGGCTGTCCGTTTACAGCGGTTCTCAGAACAGGGAAGCCGCCTGGATCCTGATCCAGTGGCTGACAAACGAAGCCAACTCTCTCCAGGCTTTGCTGGGCGGAATTCCGGCAGCGAGAAGTTCCGTCTGGGAGAATGATGAGTTCACCAGTCACGACAGCACGCCCCAATGGACCCGGGCGTCGAAAGAGAGTTACGCGCTGGCCTCGCCCTACTGGAATCCTCCCGTAGCCGATGTCGACCGTTACCGGGAAGCCGTGGGAAGCGCTATCGTAGAATCCATACTGGGCAATTACGTGGCTTCTGCCTGCCATGCCGCGGAAGCCGAAACCAATTCTCTGCTGGAAAATGAACCATGACGATCAGAAAGAAGATATTCCTGTCCTATGTGGTCCTAGTCAGTTTCTTAATGTTCTATTCTCTGCTTCTGTTTACACTGGGAGTCTTTCAAAGGCGAATGGAAGACGATGTCCTCGCCCTATCCCGGTCCAAGCAGATCTGGAACGATATTCTCATCTCCATGAATGAATTGCAGTACAACTGGTCGGACGGCGAAACCTATTTTCAGTTCAAAGAGCAGTATCAGAGTCTGGACCATTATTTCCGGGAACTGGATAACAGGCCCCGGAAGAACATAATCGATCTCAATAAAACTCTGAACAGAAGAATGAAAGATCTGTACAATACGTGGATAGTCGCCCGGGAGGGAGTTCTCGAGGTCCTTTCTGCCATCGAAAGCCCCGATTTTGAAAGGGTGGTTCTTCAGCTTGAGAGGAAACCCGGACTTCAGAGAATCAATCACCTCTGGACGGAGTTGTATTACAGCTCCGATGCCGCCGACAACAAAGACGCTTACATTCTGAGGAACGTCATCGACAGCATAGAGTTCTTTCCCATATACAGCGAGACGGTCAATAAGCTTTTCGATGTGATTATCGGAGAGGTCGATGTTCTGACTTCAACTCTCCGCAATGTGGAAATCCTTGTTTCCTTAAGTCTGTTCATTCTCTTCATAGGAATCGCACTTTACTATTCCTTCCGCTTTTCCAATTCCATATCCCAGCCCATTATGGATCTCAGTTATAAACTCTCTTCCTTCGTCGGCAAAACCCTCAAGCTGAAGCATTCTCCCGATCTGGATGAGCTGAATCTGCTCGGGGAGTCGGTGGGTAACCTTATCTCCCATTATACCGATCTTTCGGTGCAGGCTGGGCGCCTGGCCATGGGAGAACTCGATTCTCCCATTCTGGATCTTCAGGAGCACGGTGTGGTGGGAAGGGCGCTGAAAGACATCAATCTCTATCTGATGGAGCTGGCGGAAACCAGCCAGTGGATCAAAAAGGGAAACTACGGAGCCAGAATCAGGATCAAATCCGAAAAGGATATTCTCGCTTCCAACTTCAATGTCATGTCCAAAGTTATTGACGAGAAGATCACAACGCTGAAAAATATCTTCGAAGCCGTAGAGGAGAGCATTATCGTTATTAACAGGAAAGGGGAGGTTCTGGAGGGAAACAGCAAATTCCTCCAGCTGGTAGGTCTGAAGGGCGAAACCGATCTGAGCAATGAAAAGATGAATCTGAGCCTTTTCTTTTATACCGATGATCTACCCGATGAACTGTTCGACAGCAGCAGCGAGAATATCCTCTACATCGATCTGAAGGATATTAACGGCGAGCCCATTCCCGTCAAGCTCCTTTCCCGTAAGATGCCGGAAGACCAGAGTGTCGGCGAACAGTTTATGCTGTTCATTACCAATGAGACCCTGAAGATGAGAATGGAGCGGGAGAGAGAAACTCTGAGAGCCCAGGCTGTCGAATCGGAACTGATGGCATTGCGCGCTCAAATCAACCCCCATTTTCTCTTCAACACCTTAAACGGTATTGCCCATCTGATCGAAAGCAACAGCGACAAAGCTGTTATCATGATTGAAAAACTGGCCGATCTGTTCCGTTACTCCCTTGTTTCGACCCGCCGGATCACCGTGCTTCTTTCGGAAGAGCTGAATATAATCAAGCAGTTTATGGATATTGAGAAAATGCGCTACGGAGATAATCTCGAGGTCGAGTACCACATCGATAAAGAACTTCTTTACAACACTATCCCCCCTATGCTTCTTCAGCCCATAGTGGAAAATGCCGTGAAGTACGGATCCGATGAAGGGGGAAAAATCCATATCGATTTTGAGATTGTCAAAGAGGGGAATTTTCTTATTATTACTATTTCCGACCGCGGAACCCAGGCTGTCAATCCCCATATCCTTCTGGAACAGCAGGGAACGGGGATCCGAAACGTCAATCAGAGAATGATGACTCTTTACAACCAGCCGGTTCAGTTCGTTCAGAACAATCCCGGAGGATTGAAAGTCATATTAAAGATTCCGGAGACAGCCAGTGAGTTTAATTAAAGCCATTATTGTTGATGATGAAAAACCGGCAAGAGACCGGGTTCGTTTCTTTCTCAAGGATATTGATAAGATCACCATAGCCGGAGAAGCGGAAAACGGCGAAGAAGCTCTGAAACTTTTTGAGGAGGTCAAGCCCGATCTCCTGATTCTCGATATTCAGATGCCCCAGCTCGACGGATTCGGCATGCTGGGCAAATGCTCCTATCATCCTGCGGTGATTTTCATCAGCGCTTACGACGAATACGCCATTAACGCTTTTGAAGTGAACGCGGTCGATTATCTTCTGAAACCCTATACGAAAAAGCGCTTTTTCGATGCGATCAACCGCGTTCTGGCCTCTATCAAAGATAATGATTACTGGGAGAGCAAAGTGTCCCGGTTGCTCGACTCCCGGCAGGACGGGAGTGATCTGCTCGAAAATATCAGCGTGCGGAAAGGCAACACCTACCGGGTCTTTGACGTGAAAGAAATCGATTACTTTAAAATGGATGGCGGACTGCTCTTTCTCCACAGCAGGGGAGAGCGGTATCTTGTTGATTCCTCCCTCAATCAGCTCGAGAAGAGACTCCCCCCCGCTCTGTATTACCGAATCCACAGAAATGCCATTGCCAATCTGAAAAACATCCGGGAAATCCTCCCCTGGGGGCAGGGGCGCCTCGCTCTGGACTTCGGAATTTCCGGAAGAATTCAGGTCAGCAAGGAGAAAGTCAGCGCTTTCAGGAAAAAGGTCGGGCTGAAGATCTGATCCTGATTAATACTCTGCCAATCTGTATGAGCTCTGAGGGAGTACGGTTTCATTCATATATTCGATGAATCTGGCCGGTCGTCTATAGCCTGGCCCATGATCAGAAATCTATCTGTCACGCCGGCCATATCTTCGGGTTCGGAAATAACAAATGTCAGCCTTTCTTCTGACCGGGGATGGTCAAAAGTCAGTTTTCCGCAATGCAATAACAGCCTTTCATTGCCCCAGTAATTCTCCAGAATCCTGTTGTGCCGCAAATCGCCGTGGCTCGTATCTCCGATGACCGGATGTCCTGCTCCGGCCAAATGCCGGCGGATCTGATGAAATCGGCCCGTTTCCGGTTTGACCCTGATCAGGGAGTAACGCGAAGTGGCGTACCTGTTATTGGCCACCGGTATTTCCATGGTGCCCATCAGGGTAAAGCGGGTCAGTGCGGTCTGCAGCTCCCCCTCACCATCCTTGCTCAGCGGACGGTCTATGGTTCCTTCTATTGCGGCGTAGCCTCTGACGACAGCAGTGTATTCCTTTTCAATTTCATTTCTGATAAAAGATTCCCCGAGAAGCCTGGCTGTCAGACTGTCGAAAGCGCATATGAGAAGTCCCGATGTCGCCCGGTCGAGCCGGTGGACAGGAGAAGGGGGAGAAGGAAATCGGCTCCGGAGTCTGTCTACAACGGAATCCCTGTCCGAGGCCATCTTCGTCTGATGGGTCAGCAGGCCGGCGGGTTTGTTTACAATGGCAATGTGTTCATCTCTGTAGAGAATATCCAGATCGTTTCCGGTCATGGCCATGATCTTAGCGCAGAACAAATAACTATGCTACTATGGGGATATGGAATTAATCAGTCTCATAGCCGTCGCAATTCTCATTTTTGTTGTTATCGGACAGAACCGGAAAATTTCGGATCTCAGAAGTGATCAGGATCATCTGAGACACCGGTTAAAAGATCTTATCGATTTTGTAGAAGGTCATTACCGGGAAAATGATTCCGGAACATCTACGGCGGAAGAAGAACCCGTCAGCATCGATGATCAGGTTGAAATTCCGGCGGAACCGGAAATCGCCGCTGCCGATGAAGAAGCGGCGCCCGGTCGCCCGGAGGATGTCATTGTCCCCGAACCGTCGGGAATAAGAGTCCTGGCCGATCTTCTTCTTAAAAACTGGATCGGAATTCTCGGAACGGTCATTCTGGTTCTGGGATTCGGGTTTCTGGGAACCTATGTGGCCATTAATTTATCGGAGTTCGGACGATTTCTCCTTTTCCTCTGCTCGGTGGCGCTGATCGCCGGGGGCTCCTATCTGCTGGAACATAGATTCAAACTTCTGAACCTGGCGCTCTGGCTTCGCTCCGCTTCGGGAGCTATTCTGCTTTTCGCCTGTATCGGCTCGTCGGGAATCCCCGGCTTCAAATGGATCGATAATCCAATCGCGGGGCTGATTCTTCTTATGCTGGGCGTCGCGGCCAATATCGCCTTCGGACATGCCTCCGGCCGTCAGGTAATAGCCTCTGTCCATGTTTTTCTGAGTCTTCTGGCCATCTCCATCGCCCCCGCCGCTCTTCTGCCTTTTCTCGTGGCTCTGGCCGTCGTGCTGTATGGCCTATATCTGACTTACCGGAAAAAATGGGACATTCATTTCCTTATCATAATCAGCCTCTTTTTTCTCTATCATATGATCTGGCATTTCCAGCTTGGCAGACCGGGCCGTGCCGCGCTTTCCCCCGGCGACGAAGCGGCGGCTCTCTTCTCGGTTACGCTGGTCTTTCTTTTCAGTCTGCTGGCTCACTACCGGCACGTTTACAGCCAGAAAAAGTTCGAGCTGATTCCTTTTCTGACCCATTTTCTCAATTGGGTCTTTTTCGGCAACGGCCTATTCCTTTACCGGAATCTGATCCCTTTGAAATTTCTTCTTCTCGGAGCCGGAGCCTTCATGGCCTACCTGATTGCCCGGAGAGCGAAAAAACTCGAAATACGGTGGCTTTTCGTAACCGATGCTCTGGCGGCGAATCTGCTTATGATCCTGTCCCTGACGGCATTGTATCCCTACGGTGTCACCTGGTTTTACATCAGCCTTATCGTGCTACTGGAAACGGTCCTGTTTCTGGTTATCACCGTCATGGAAAAAGAGATCCTGCTGACCCGGATCGCTTATTTTCTCGTTCCTGCAGCTGGAACAGCTGCCGGGATATCCGCTTTTGTTCTCTCCTTCGAGAGCGGCGGACACTTGGTTGCCGCCGGAACCTTAAGCGCCGTTCTTCTGTTCACAACAGCTCTTTACGCTTTGTACTCCCGAAGAAATGCTCATTTTTCAGAAGTCGATGTAAAAATGTCCGGCTCAATCGCTGTTTTCATGCCTCTGCAGGCAGCAGCTGTCTATGCTCTGGCGGGAG contains:
- a CDS encoding TRAP transporter large permease, whose amino-acid sequence is MLWIFLLVLFVSVLIGIPVVFSLGVANVVLLFLMDLPLTVLPSKMISGMNSFPLLAIPFFIFVGEVMNQGGIAKRLVKLADSMIGHIPGGLGHVNIMASMFFGGISGSAIADTAAIGGLMVPPMVEQKYPAPYSAAVTASSAVIGIIIPPSIPFIFFGIVTSTSIARLFLGGIIPGILVGLALMVTTYITSTKHRYGVVGEGQKFSFRKVGSSLKEVWPALTLPFIVVGGILGGVFTATEAGAVSAVVALFLGLFYYKEIKLKDLPGILLASARTTAIVLFLCGMAMVSAWLLTRAHVPTDLARLLTSLTQSKIVILLMANLLLFLIGFIMDLIPAILILAPILTPVMVQVGIDPVYFGVIMSINLGIGLITPPVGTVLYVASGVANVKLEKLVTSLIPFLITLLIVLVVLILFPGLVMFIPDLFY
- a CDS encoding sugar ABC transporter substrate-binding protein; amino-acid sequence: MKKAALIIIVPVLFFGALFVFRTSVRGETGGTSSDEVSPEFNWRSQSGTKLNVMLNLHPWVEIIEPILPEFEALTGIDVEISIYPEDQLRAKRKIEMVSGVSDVDVFMIMPGHSLTLYERSGWISSLDDLIDDPTLTNPDFRKDDFFPAALEAGRRHESQYAIPVLMETSLLAYNREILEKYGIHEPPSTLDELENTARKIYSESNGEIYGITMRGKRASATSQWIDFLRGFGGDWLEGDRSGMGSREAILATAYYGRLLRLYGPKSAPSNGWYESISIFMEGRAAMIYDASVFKIHYEDSSSSEIAGKVGYSLIPEGPAGTTPHISTWGLSVYSGSQNREAAWILIQWLTNEANSLQALLGGIPAARSSVWENDEFTSHDSTPQWTRASKESYALASPYWNPPVADVDRYREAVGSAIVESILGNYVASACHAAEAETNSLLENEP
- a CDS encoding response regulator — protein: MSLIKAIIVDDEKPARDRVRFFLKDIDKITIAGEAENGEEALKLFEEVKPDLLILDIQMPQLDGFGMLGKCSYHPAVIFISAYDEYAINAFEVNAVDYLLKPYTKKRFFDAINRVLASIKDNDYWESKVSRLLDSRQDGSDLLENISVRKGNTYRVFDVKEIDYFKMDGGLLFLHSRGERYLVDSSLNQLEKRLPPALYYRIHRNAIANLKNIREILPWGQGRLALDFGISGRIQVSKEKVSAFRKKVGLKI
- a CDS encoding sensor histidine kinase, with the protein product MEDDVLALSRSKQIWNDILISMNELQYNWSDGETYFQFKEQYQSLDHYFRELDNRPRKNIIDLNKTLNRRMKDLYNTWIVAREGVLEVLSAIESPDFERVVLQLERKPGLQRINHLWTELYYSSDAADNKDAYILRNVIDSIEFFPIYSETVNKLFDVIIGEVDVLTSTLRNVEILVSLSLFILFIGIALYYSFRFSNSISQPIMDLSYKLSSFVGKTLKLKHSPDLDELNLLGESVGNLISHYTDLSVQAGRLAMGELDSPILDLQEHGVVGRALKDINLYLMELAETSQWIKKGNYGARIRIKSEKDILASNFNVMSKVIDEKITTLKNIFEAVEESIIVINRKGEVLEGNSKFLQLVGLKGETDLSNEKMNLSLFFYTDDLPDELFDSSSENILYIDLKDINGEPIPVKLLSRKMPEDQSVGEQFMLFITNETLKMRMERERETLRAQAVESELMALRAQINPHFLFNTLNGIAHLIESNSDKAVIMIEKLADLFRYSLVSTRRITVLLSEELNIIKQFMDIEKMRYGDNLEVEYHIDKELLYNTIPPMLLQPIVENAVKYGSDEGGKIHIDFEIVKEGNFLIITISDRGTQAVNPHILLEQQGTGIRNVNQRMMTLYNQPVQFVQNNPGGLKVILKIPETASEFN
- a CDS encoding pseudouridine synthase, which codes for MFCAKIMAMTGNDLDILYRDEHIAIVNKPAGLLTHQTKMASDRDSVVDRLRSRFPSPPSPVHRLDRATSGLLICAFDSLTARLLGESFIRNEIEKEYTAVVRGYAAIEGTIDRPLSKDGEGELQTALTRFTLMGTMEIPVANNRYATSRYSLIRVKPETGRFHQIRRHLAGAGHPVIGDTSHGDLRHNRILENYWGNERLLLHCGKLTFDHPRSEERLTFVISEPEDMAGVTDRFLIMGQAIDDRPDSSNI